From uncultured Desulfobacter sp.:
GATACCGAAATTACACAGGTTGGCCTTGTGGATACGGGCATAACTTTTGGCGATTTTGGCTCTTATGCCAAGATACCGGGGCGCGAGGGCGGCGTGTTCACGACTGGAGCCCTGGCCGTAATTCTCACCGCCGATCACCGCCGCGTCGCCGGCACTTCGACAATGCTCATGAAAATCAGGAGCGATCTGATAAAAAACAAATTTGCTGATAGCCTCGATATTGGAACGCAGGGGCAGCACCGTGTTGCCCGCAGGCATAATGGTATCCGTTGAGATATTGTCCGCCACCTTTATGACAACTTTGAGCTGTAGACTTTCCGGCAATGGTATCAGGGCCGGAAAGGGTTTGATATTAGGGCCGCGAACAATTTTTGTGGTAAACAAACTCTCAGAAGGAAAGATGATGGATGACCTGTCGACCACGCGTTGCTCCGGATCAACGACTGCGGGATAGGCCATCTCGTCACCGAGTGACCGTGGATCGGTGATCACCCCTTTAAGTGCCGCGGCGGCTGCAGTTTCAGGGGAGCAGAGATAGACCTGATCCTCTTTGGTGCCGGAGCGGCCGGGAAAATTTCGCGGAAAGGTCCGCAGACTGACCTGACCGGTCCCTGGAGCCTGACCCATACCAATACAGCCCATACAGCCGGATTGGTGCACCTTCGCTCCTGCCTTGATCAAATCCATCAAGCCGCCAACGGCCACCACATTTTCCAGTACCTGGCGGCTGCCGGGATTGATATTAAAGTCAACCTGCGGTCCGCTATGGTGGCCCTGCATAATACGGGAAACCCGCAATAAATCTTTAAGCCCGCTGTTGGCGCTGGAACCGATAATTACCTGGTCAACGCCGATCCCGGCCACCTCGCGAACCGCAACGACATTGCCGGGCGATGACGGACAGGCGATGAGCGGCTCGATCCGGGCAAGATCTATCTCGTCGTACATATCGTAGGTCGCCTGGTCATCGGCCTGCATCGGCTGCCAATCGGCTTCCCTTTGCTGGGAGGCCAGATATTTTCGGGTATTTTCATCGGAAGGAAACATCGAACTGGTTGCACCCAGTTCCGTTCCCATGTTGCCGATGGCTGCGCGATCCTCAACCGTGAGGTTGGCCACTGCCGGGCCGAAATATTCGACAACCATTCCCACACAGCCCTTGACACCATAGCGACGCAGCATTTCCAGAATTATGTCCTTGGCACTTACCCATTCGGGCAGACTGCCGACAAGTTTCACCCCCAGCACCTTGGGGCAAGGCAGATAATAGGGCCGGCCGGCCATGGCCAGTGCGACATCCAGGCCACCGGCGCCAATGCCCAGCATGCTAAGGCCGGCAGCAGCCGGGGTGTGACTGTCTGCGCCGATCATGGTAATCCCGGGTTTGCCAAAATTTTCCAGATGCACCTGGTGGGAGATACCGTTTCCCGGCATGCTGAAATGAATGCCATATCGAGCACAGACGCTTTGCAGGTAGCGATGATCATCGGCATTTTTAAAGTCGGTCTGCAGGAGATTGTGATCAACATATTGCGCGGCAAGATCAGCCCGGACCCGGTCCAGGCCCAGTGCCTCGAACTCGAGCATGGCCATGGTACCAGTGGCGTCCTGCAGGAGAGTGTGATCCATTTTGATGGCGATCTCTTCGTCAGCCTGCATCCGGCCTTCAACTAAATGAGACTCGATAATTTTTTTGGTCAAATTAATAGCCATATCAACTCCTAACCCATCTTTTCGATGGTGGTATTGGATTGAGTTTGATTTCAGTAAGGCATCATTTTTAAATGATTCTTTATGGCACTACATTTGTTTATTTTAATCATAACGAATTGGGGTTTAGGTACTAATGGGTACAATTAAACATTTGGATAAAAATACCCACAGAATTTTTGAAAACCCCTTTAATCTACAATGTTTTGTTTAATTTCACCCACGATGGGCTTTCAGCCCATCGTGGGTGAATTCCTTTGAGTTTGCTCAAGTTGCGATCCATTTATGCAGAAATAAATCCAGCCAGACCACCATTTTGCAGGTGGATTCGCGACCGCTTAAACCTTTTGAGACCCAAGCTGCATTTTAATGGTTTTCATAATCCGAGACATCCTCTGCATTATCCTTTTTTTGATGAAGACGATTTTTCGATACTATCCTTGAGCCGACTGATTTCAATACCCAGGATGACACACCATTTGCCTTCCATGCAGAGTTGTGCATCTCCGGGTTCCAAAAAAGTTTCCAGAGACTCGTTCTCCTTTTTCAAAAGAATCTTCCAACGGCTGCTATCATTGTCATATGTAACATCTAAATCAATTCCGCATTTTCCGATGTCCGGGTATACCTGTTCGATTTTCTTGCAGAGTTCTTTTTTATCCATTGATTTCCATCCTTTTTTGACAATGTCCTCACATTGTTCTGATTTCTGCTTGTCTTCTGTCATATTCTTCACCTCCTTTTCTTGCTTATCGGATCTGGAGGTTCCTGCCCTGCCGTCATCACAGGGTTCCTTTGGCGGTTCGTTGGGTCTTGCATGCTCAGCGAATTCAGGCGAATCCGTACAAGTGTCCAGATCCGCCGATTCGTTAAGTGATTCAGTTTTGTCAGGCTTGGAACCGTTGTCTTTTTTCATAACTGGTCTCCTTTTTTATACAATTTCATCCAATCCAATTTCCTCATTCTCAGCAGTTTTTGGTTTCATCAATTGATCTTTATTTTGCGCAGCCGGAGCGCATTGCCGATAACAGACACGAAACTGAAACTCATGGCCTCCGCGGCAATCATTGGACTCAAAAGCAAAAAACAGATTGGGTATTTTGGCACAACGCCCAAAAAGGTATATTTTGAAAATTATACGCTCAATTTTCCTCTTTGTTTGAACTCTTGATTAACTCAAGAATTATTTTTTGCATGTTAACTACATCCTGGGATTTGGTAAATTCGTAACGACCGTTAAGATTGATGTGCTGCCAAGCAGCAATGGATAACCCATCAATATATTTTCGCATATCAGTGCTCCCAAGTGCAATATGAATTTTTAAATTCTGAGTGGAAGAAAACATCAGCACCTCCTCTAATTGAAAGTTGGTTCATCTTCTCATGCCACGCTAACAATTTGTAGATGGGGCTCCCTAACCACTTACCTTCATTTCTCTTGCTCGGTATTTTGCTCGCCAAGCTAACCGGCAGTGTTTTGGCAGGAGATGATAAATTGAGACCCCTTACAGAGTCCAAAAATAAATTTCGCGTACCGTCAAGATAAACTTAGAGCCGGGGTGTTCACGGCCAACCTGTTTGTAGATCAGGATCACGACGTCTAACGGTAGCCAATGCCAAAAGTGCCACCTTGGTTGAATTCTTTACTGCCTCTTGGCAATGGTGGTCAAATGTGTTCTCCCGCCGATTATTGATCGTCGTGCAGATTGCGCCGGCCCAGTACCCCAGGGCGCCAAGGAAGTGGATCAGGAAGCTCGTTTCCATTTCCATGTTTTCGATACGTTGGCCACCCACCACCGGGTCGTATTCGGAAAAGACTCTTTCTATTTCTGGAATGACAGGCTTCACTCGAGCAATGTCACGGCCTTGGGGGGCGTAAAACCCACTCGTTGAAACCGTCAAACCGAGCTTGGCCGGTACGCCAAGACTCGCCGAAGCCTCCAATAGTGCATCGACAATGGTCGGCTCAGCGCGAGATACATATGGGTGGATTCTCCCGTAAAATCGAGATTCTATGCTCATCGAGCGTCTAACAACATGGTCGAGCTCCTGTTCGAGTCGCTCGCAGGTCTCGTCTGGATAGGGTGCCTCATAGAACAAACCTGTATTGTCCATACCAATCGCATAAGAGGTGATGATTGGGGTACCGATCTTTGTTGACGCCTGAAGTCCACCGGAAGTGCCCACTCTTATGATATGAAGCTTTGGAAAATCGGGCTTGTGGGTTCGCGTCTCGAAATTAATTTCGTTCAACGCAACCAACTCATTCACAACGATCTCAAGGGAAGACGTTCCGATCCCGGAGGTCGTTACGGTGGTTTTCACCGGCGAAATGATCGTTGCCCGTCCTCCTGTAATTTCTGAGGTTCCGGTGACCGTCACGATTCCCCGATGCTCATGCTCAACCTCTATATCACGCAATAAGGTTGAACCAATGAATTCAGCACGTCCGGGGTCCCCTACCAATAGGATATTGGGGGCCATTTGCCCCGGTTTTATCTGAAGGTGGTAACTTCGCCCATCCTCATCAATCGGCAAATCTGCTGCTGTGTATGGCGCAGCAGGACAGCGGACACTGACTCTATCAGGATTCAGTCGGCCATTCATAAAAAAGAGCCCTCCTTTACCCAATAAACTTAAGGCGCTATCCAGAAAACAGCCGGCGCTATCCTACCATTTCTGCAAGAAGGGCATTTACCAGGCTTTTTGAATCTTTTCCTGTTTTTGAATTCGAATCCGCAATTCAGGCAGCAGTAAGGTTCCATCCGTATTCTTTTCTTTTGGGTCCGAACGGTTTTATCTATGAATTCCAAATGATGTAAAACATCCTTTTCCATAATCCCAACGGATTGTGAAATATCCCGTACCGTCATAGGCCCTCTTTCAAGGTGATTTATAATTTCCTGCCTGATGGTTTGTGCTCTTCCATTCATTTTCTAATTTTCAAAATTATATACCCGTTTCCAGTCGGACTTCATGTCCACCACAACCCATCCCCGTCCAGGGGCCTCTTTTAATGCCTCAACCAATTTTCCGCTGCTTTTGGGTTTTGCATCATAGGCGTACTCGCGTTCCGCATCAGTATGACGGACAATCAGGCCGAAACTAGGGCGCGGATTTTGGATGGTGGTGTATTCAAGCATGGCCTTATCCCCGTCACTGTTTCCGAAACAGGCGATGGGGCGGCGGCCGATAAACTGGTGGATACCGACCGGCTTGCCTTCCTTGTCGTCGACAAAAAGAGAATCCATGGTTTTGACCAACACCGGTCCGCTTTCCCGGAGTTCAAATTTTGTCAGAGCATTGGACCCGATTACCTGTTCCGGTGGAATACCATAGACCCGCTCGCTCCAAACGCGCATAAAATCAGCACCGCCGCCGGACACAATAAACGTTTTAAAACCGTTTTGACGAAGGTAATTTAATACTTCCTGCATCGGCTGATAGGTTAACTGGTCATACGGCTTTTCATAGCGGAGATGCCGGGCACTTAAAAGCCAGTTTTCCACCTGTGTGTTAAATTTCCCGGTGGTCATACCGGCATGGGTCAGCGCCATAACCTGCATCAGACCGTCATGGTGTTTTCCCTCAAGAAGCTTTGAAAAATCACCGCTCAAAGCGGCCTGAACCATGGGGTCTTTTTTCAGCTGCGGTTTTATTTCCGTCATCTGCTTCAGTGTATCCAAAGCATATGCGAGCTGAAAGGGCACCGGATTTTCAGGCCAGAGGGTGCCGTCGTTGTCAAAAACGGCAATTCGTTCAGGTTCCGGCACGAAATCAGGAGAACCCGGTGTGGTAACTTTTTCGACAAAGGCTATAATGCCTTTTTTCGCAGAAGTGTCGTTCCACGACGGCAAGTGGTCTGCTGCCTGGGCACCGATGACAGAAACGGTGAATGCGATAGCGATTACCAGAAAAAACATGCATTTTTTCATAGTGTCTCCTTTTAAAATAAATAAAGTGGGGCGCACTATGCGTACGCCCCACTTAAAGGATGCAATTAGTTGCCGCCCATGGTCATACTTTTAATCTGTGATTCGAGGGTGGCCAGACTCCAGTCGCCGGGGGTCTGGCTCGGCGGATAGTCCTTCATAGTCATGAGGAACCGGCTGGCAACGACCTGCATCGGCCCGAGAATGTAAGCGCGGTCGATCACCCAATCATGGTAGGTGTTCGAGTTGTGCTGTGATTTCTCAAACGGATCACGCCTGAGATTGAACACCAGCGGGAGACGTAGCTGGATAAATGGTTCACGCCAGATCTGCAACTGATGAGCCCGGTTCTCAAGGTAAACGGCCTTCCAGTCACCGACGCGGATGGCGCAAACCTCGCCCCCGTCGGTCACGTATATGAACTCCTTTCGGGGGCAGGCTGCCTGATCTTCGTTGATGGTCTTGAACGTGCCGGCCTTTGACAGGTAGTCCAGCATGTTGTAGCCGTCAATGTAGTTTTTATACTTTCGCCCGTTCAGTGTGACGCCCTTTTTCAATTTTTCCTTGATCTCCGGTTCTCCGGCAGCCGCGGCAAAGGTGGGCAACCAGTCTTCATGGGCCACAATCCCGTTAATCGTGGTACCGGCCGGGAACTTGGTCGGCCAGCGGACGAATGCCGGCACTCGGAATGCGCCTTCCCAGTTGGAGTTTTTCTCATTACGGAAGGGGGTGTTTGCTGCATCCGGCCAGGTATTGTAATGCGGGCCGTTGTCGGTCGAATAGAGCACAATCGTATTCTCGGCAATGCCAAGTTCATCTAACAGTTTCAGTAACTCACCAACCATCATGTCGTGCTCGACCATTCCGTCGTGGTATTCATCGGAGTTGGGTCCTGCGAGGTTCTTGTGTTCGTCCTTAACGTGCGTGCGGAAATGCATACGCGTGGCATTCCACCAGCACATCCATGGCTCACCGGTTTTGTGCTGACGATTAATAAAGTCCTTGGCGACGGCGAGGGTTTCCTCGTCGACTGTCTCCATCCGCTTCTTTGTCAGCGGACCGGTATCCTCGATGGTCTGGCCGCCCTTGCCGTCGGCCTTGCACTTGAGTACACCACGCGGGCCGAACTGCTCACGGAAGGTTTTACCGTTGGCCAGTTTCATGTCGCCGGGATAGTCTCGATTTTCAGGCTCCTCTTCGGCGTTAAGATGGTAAAGGTTACCCATGAACTCATCGAACCCATGCATCGTGGGCAGATGCTCGTCGCGGTCACCCTGGTGATTCTTGCCGAACTGACCCGTGGCGTAGCCTTGCTCCTTGAGCACGGTCGCAAAGGTGACATCCGTCTTCTGCCAACCCTGTTCCGCTCCGGGCATGCCGACCTTGGTCATGCCGGTGCGCACCGGCACGCTGCCGTTGATAAACGCCGCGCGACCAGCTGTACAACTTTGCTGGCCGTAATAATCGGTGAAGGAAATGCCCTCCTGCGCGATGCGGTCGATGTTGGGAGTCTTGTAGCCCATCATGCCGTTATTGTTGTGGCTGATATTCCAGGTACCGATGTCATCCCCCCAGATTACAAGGATATTGGGCTTGTCTTTTTGCCCAGCCATTGCACTGCCAAAAGGCAACGATATCATAGCAATTGCCAGAAACGTGAAAAGTAAAATTTTTCTTTTCCTCATCTTGATCCTCCTTTTTTGGGTAATACGATTTTTGATAAAAATTGAATAGGTCCGTCACTGCAAGTTATACCACTGATCAGGACTTACTCTCCGTTCCCTTCGTCTGTAATTCAATTATTTCTATGAAAGCCTGTTCGGCAAAAGGCTTTAATAAAAAATAGATGGCGACATACTTTACGGCATTGCTCTGCGTATCCGCTTTCGCTCGGCCGGTAATTAGGATCACTGGAATATCAGAACCCAGTTGTGCGCCTTTCACCCGTGCATCGGATAACTTCTCAAGGGCATTGATACAGCATAGATGCTGGGATTTCAGCCCCGACCTGGGTCTGTTTTGTCTAATTTTTTCCGCTCTGAAAGGTATTCGGGTCAAAGCGGAAAGGGCTATGGCGGTTCGTATAATCTGTCCGCCGCCTTCTCTGTAGGAGCCGTCTATATGCAACATAATCCTGACCTCCGACTATCCCTTGATGACGGCCAGCGGAATCAATCGTGCAACTTTTTTGGCAATGCCTGAGCCGTGAACCACCTGGATCACCCGGTCCACGTCTTTATAGGCCATGGGTGCTTCTTCGGCCAGGGCCGACATGCTGCCGGCCCGTACGCGGATGCCTTTTTTCTCTAATTCTTCCCGCAGCTTGGTGCCCCGTACGTTTTTTTTTGCTTTGCTTCGGCTCATTACCCTGCCGGCACCGTGGCATATGGACCCGAAGGTTTGGGTCATTGATTCTTTTGTGCCCACCAGCACCCAACTGGCGGTTCCCATGGTGCCGGGCACCAGCACCGGTTGACCGATGTTACGATAAATTCCGGGTAAAACCGGGGAGCCGGGGCCAAAAGCACGCGTTGCTCCCTTACGGTGAACGCATACCTTTATCCGACGCCCGTCCACCTCATGCGCTTCAACTTTGGCCATGTTGTGGGCAATATCGTAAATTTGGTAAATATGGTGATTTTTTATCTTACCGGCCAGCACTTGTTCAAAGCTGCGACGGATATGATAGGCCAGGACCTGGCGGTTGACAAACGCATAGTTGGCGGCCGCTTTCATGGCTGCCAGGTAATCTTTTCCTTCGGGACTGCTGAGCGGTGCGCAAACCAGTTCCCGGTCCGGCAAAATAAGGCCGTATTGATGAACCGCTTTTTGAAAGCGTTTTACATAATCACCGCAAATCTGATGCCCAAGCCCCCGTGAACCGCAATGGATCTGGACGGTTATCTGGTTGGGGAAAAGGCCCATTTGCCGGGCGGTCGGTTCGTCGTAAATCCGGTCTACCGTATCGATCTCAATAAAATGATTGCCTGAACCCAGAGTGCCGACCTGGTTTTTACCTCGATTTTTGGCCCTGTCACTAATCTTGCCGGCGTCAGCACCCGCCATACAGCCATTCTCTTCAGTGCGTTCCAGGTCAGACTCGGTGGCATACCCACGCTTCAATGCCCATTTCGCGCCTTTTTCTACCAGAACGTCCAGTTCACCCGGCTGAAGTTTTATATGACCTGCTTTGCCGACACCACTGGGACAGTTGGCGTATAGCGCCGAGGCCAGATCATCCAGGTAAGGGTTTATTTCCTCTTTTTCAATTTGAGTTGCCAGCAAACGCACGCCGCAGTTGATATCGTAGCCGACACCGCCGGGGGAAATAATCCCGTCGGGCAATTGGGTGGCGATCACCCCTCCGATGGGAAAACCATAACCCTGGTGAATGTCGGGCATGGCCAGTGCGTATTTGACAATTCCCGGAAGGGTAGCTGTATTGACCAATTGTTCCAGACTTCTATCGCCCTGTAAGTCCTTCAGGAGTTCCGGATCGGCGTAAAAACGGGCCGGAACGCGCATGTCGGCACGAAATGTCTTGGGAATTTCGTACAGGTATTTGTCAATTTGCTTGAAATTATGGTTGCTGATCATCTTATACCTTCCTTGTAAATTAAGAAAGTTGCAGCTCCCTCCAATGTAACACGTTCAATTCGCCGTGTGTCTATACATCGAATACCACCGTGGCCTCCAGCCCTTTTTCCGTTTCGACAACCTCCAGGTTATGATAAGTTACTGCTTTTATATGCTTTTTAAAATCGGATACGTGACCACCGTGTATAACGGCCTGCAAATGATTCGGAGTCACGTTGTAGAGTTCAAAGCGGTGAAATACGAGCATCTCCATTTCAGCCCAATAGGCCAATTCACTCAACCATTCTACCAGTAGGCTCTCGGCATCCATGGCCTCCAATTCAACATGCCGCCTTGTATCATCAGGGATGGCGGAAGGCTCGAAAGCCATCAAGCTGGTCATACCGATCGCTGCGTTTGTAAGCAGTTTTGAAAAATTTTTCCCGAAAATGTGAAGTGCGCAATCAGCTGTGTGCTCTATCTCTTCAAAACCGATATCATGAAAGCTCTTCAGGGATCTTGGTAAAGATTCGGTCGGCATTATATCCCCTTTTTGATACTCGATGATCGCGTGATAGAAATTATCTGAGTGTCACAGGCGTTCTTCATTCTCCCGCTGCTGTCCCCCCATAACCAGTCTTGCAAGGTCCGTCAATTGTTCGGAGAGGGCATCTATAAGGTCATCCACCGCGAGGATTCCTTCCAGAGCGCCGCGATCGTTTACAACCGGTATACGGCGCACTGCTTTATGCCGCATGCGCTTGATTGTCTCCATAACGTTGTCTTCTTCCCTGGCGGTTATTAATTCGAAACTCATGGCATCGCCAACCGTGACGGCGTCTATGTCGACATCAAGAGCGATCAATTCAAGCACGATGTCTCTGTCGGTTAGAATGCCGATCGGAAAACGTTCTTCGTTCTTTTCTTCGACAACCACGACATTACCGACGTGGTATTCTCGCATGAGCCCGGCTGCTTCACGGATGGAACCTTCTCTGTCAATAATGATCACTTCGCGATTGCAAACTTCTCCAACATCCATGGCTTTCTCCTTGTATGTGGTTCCCTGCATTAAGTCACAGCCGGTTCCGGACCGACAGCAATTTAAAATTATAATAGCAAAAGTATTGTGGAGAGGGGCATTTCAAATTTCCAGTGTGGATTAGATCAATATCGAAATTTCGGCAATATGAAATTTAACCCCCCGGATTATTATTAAATATCAGAATTATGCCCGGGTGCCAACCGCTTAATTATTTTTCAACGACTTTGTCCAGGCCCTTATCCCGTTCTCCCCATGGCATTCTCAGTCATAGGCAAATTCCCGGTCCTGTGATATATATTCGCCATGGAACGTATTATTAATATATTTGGGCTGCCTTTGGATCAGTTGACCCGAATGCTGCGAAATAACTACGGCAAGGGGCTGTTTCATGCCGAAGTGCTCTACCGGGAAGTGTTTAAAAACGGCGGGAAAAATATTGGCAATGCCCCGGAATTCAAAAACTCTTTAAAATTCTGGACTGAACTTGAAAAAGCACTTGTGCCGGTATCCGGAAACGTGGAAGAGACATTCAAGGAGGATGAACTGGTCAAGTTCATCACCCGGCTTGCCGATGGGCTGAAAATTGAATCCGTGGTCATTCCCATGACCCGGCACAATACCCTTTGCGTCTCAAGCCAGGTGGGGTGCAAAATGGGGTGCAAATTCTGCCAGACCGCCCGCATGGGATTCAAGCGCAGCCTGTCAACATCTGAAATTGTAGGTCAAGTATT
This genomic window contains:
- a CDS encoding aconitate hydratase, translating into MAINLTKKIIESHLVEGRMQADEEIAIKMDHTLLQDATGTMAMLEFEALGLDRVRADLAAQYVDHNLLQTDFKNADDHRYLQSVCARYGIHFSMPGNGISHQVHLENFGKPGITMIGADSHTPAAAGLSMLGIGAGGLDVALAMAGRPYYLPCPKVLGVKLVGSLPEWVSAKDIILEMLRRYGVKGCVGMVVEYFGPAVANLTVEDRAAIGNMGTELGATSSMFPSDENTRKYLASQQREADWQPMQADDQATYDMYDEIDLARIEPLIACPSSPGNVVAVREVAGIGVDQVIIGSSANSGLKDLLRVSRIMQGHHSGPQVDFNINPGSRQVLENVVAVGGLMDLIKAGAKVHQSGCMGCIGMGQAPGTGQVSLRTFPRNFPGRSGTKEDQVYLCSPETAAAAALKGVITDPRSLGDEMAYPAVVDPEQRVVDRSSIIFPSESLFTTKIVRGPNIKPFPALIPLPESLQLKVVIKVADNISTDTIMPAGNTVLPLRSNIEAISKFVFYQIAPDFHEHCRSAGDAAVIGGENYGQGSSREHAALAPRYLGIRAKIAKSYARIHKANLCNFGILPLTFKNPADYDLLNSESVLVLSDIKRRLERGETEIPVRVGDQDIITLLEVSSRQRQSLLAGGMINLVRQELQG
- a CDS encoding nucleoside phosphorylase, whose translation is MNGRLNPDRVSVRCPAAPYTAADLPIDEDGRSYHLQIKPGQMAPNILLVGDPGRAEFIGSTLLRDIEVEHEHRGIVTVTGTSEITGGRATIISPVKTTVTTSGIGTSSLEIVVNELVALNEINFETRTHKPDFPKLHIIRVGTSGGLQASTKIGTPIITSYAIGMDNTGLFYEAPYPDETCERLEQELDHVVRRSMSIESRFYGRIHPYVSRAEPTIVDALLEASASLGVPAKLGLTVSTSGFYAPQGRDIARVKPVIPEIERVFSEYDPVVGGQRIENMEMETSFLIHFLGALGYWAGAICTTINNRRENTFDHHCQEAVKNSTKVALLALATVRRRDPDLQTGWP
- a CDS encoding HAD family hydrolase, producing the protein MKKCMFFLVIAIAFTVSVIGAQAADHLPSWNDTSAKKGIIAFVEKVTTPGSPDFVPEPERIAVFDNDGTLWPENPVPFQLAYALDTLKQMTEIKPQLKKDPMVQAALSGDFSKLLEGKHHDGLMQVMALTHAGMTTGKFNTQVENWLLSARHLRYEKPYDQLTYQPMQEVLNYLRQNGFKTFIVSGGGADFMRVWSERVYGIPPEQVIGSNALTKFELRESGPVLVKTMDSLFVDDKEGKPVGIHQFIGRRPIACFGNSDGDKAMLEYTTIQNPRPSFGLIVRHTDAEREYAYDAKPKSSGKLVEALKEAPGRGWVVVDMKSDWKRVYNFEN
- a CDS encoding arylsulfatase — protein: MRKRKILLFTFLAIAMISLPFGSAMAGQKDKPNILVIWGDDIGTWNISHNNNGMMGYKTPNIDRIAQEGISFTDYYGQQSCTAGRAAFINGSVPVRTGMTKVGMPGAEQGWQKTDVTFATVLKEQGYATGQFGKNHQGDRDEHLPTMHGFDEFMGNLYHLNAEEEPENRDYPGDMKLANGKTFREQFGPRGVLKCKADGKGGQTIEDTGPLTKKRMETVDEETLAVAKDFINRQHKTGEPWMCWWNATRMHFRTHVKDEHKNLAGPNSDEYHDGMVEHDMMVGELLKLLDELGIAENTIVLYSTDNGPHYNTWPDAANTPFRNEKNSNWEGAFRVPAFVRWPTKFPAGTTINGIVAHEDWLPTFAAAAGEPEIKEKLKKGVTLNGRKYKNYIDGYNMLDYLSKAGTFKTINEDQAACPRKEFIYVTDGGEVCAIRVGDWKAVYLENRAHQLQIWREPFIQLRLPLVFNLRRDPFEKSQHNSNTYHDWVIDRAYILGPMQVVASRFLMTMKDYPPSQTPGDWSLATLESQIKSMTMGGN
- a CDS encoding RNA 3'-terminal phosphate cyclase: MLHIDGSYREGGGQIIRTAIALSALTRIPFRAEKIRQNRPRSGLKSQHLCCINALEKLSDARVKGAQLGSDIPVILITGRAKADTQSNAVKYVAIYFLLKPFAEQAFIEIIELQTKGTESKS
- a CDS encoding RtcB family protein; the protein is MISNHNFKQIDKYLYEIPKTFRADMRVPARFYADPELLKDLQGDRSLEQLVNTATLPGIVKYALAMPDIHQGYGFPIGGVIATQLPDGIISPGGVGYDINCGVRLLATQIEKEEINPYLDDLASALYANCPSGVGKAGHIKLQPGELDVLVEKGAKWALKRGYATESDLERTEENGCMAGADAGKISDRAKNRGKNQVGTLGSGNHFIEIDTVDRIYDEPTARQMGLFPNQITVQIHCGSRGLGHQICGDYVKRFQKAVHQYGLILPDRELVCAPLSSPEGKDYLAAMKAAANYAFVNRQVLAYHIRRSFEQVLAGKIKNHHIYQIYDIAHNMAKVEAHEVDGRRIKVCVHRKGATRAFGPGSPVLPGIYRNIGQPVLVPGTMGTASWVLVGTKESMTQTFGSICHGAGRVMSRSKAKKNVRGTKLREELEKKGIRVRAGSMSALAEEAPMAYKDVDRVIQVVHGSGIAKKVARLIPLAVIKG
- a CDS encoding archease; protein product: MPTESLPRSLKSFHDIGFEEIEHTADCALHIFGKNFSKLLTNAAIGMTSLMAFEPSAIPDDTRRHVELEAMDAESLLVEWLSELAYWAEMEMLVFHRFELYNVTPNHLQAVIHGGHVSDFKKHIKAVTYHNLEVVETEKGLEATVVFDV
- a CDS encoding CBS domain-containing protein — protein: MDVGEVCNREVIIIDREGSIREAAGLMREYHVGNVVVVEEKNEERFPIGILTDRDIVLELIALDVDIDAVTVGDAMSFELITAREEDNVMETIKRMRHKAVRRIPVVNDRGALEGILAVDDLIDALSEQLTDLARLVMGGQQRENEERL